In Rosa rugosa chromosome 4, drRosRugo1.1, whole genome shotgun sequence, the genomic stretch aaacaaatggatgactctaacaacacttactactattatgatgaaccgtccatgtatttcatagaaatgaataactaaaaggtcttcaatttgattgattttttactgagctaatctttgtatgacattatacaacatgaacggttgaattagaaaattataaatttattatgcgttaatcgtaAGAGATgatgaatatgctcattcaccctatgggtgaacctaagaattgttcttttatttttagcatgtCGTTTAATAACCTAAACCATTCATTGTCTAGTTACATATACACATATAAATCTTATAAAAAATTAGCTGAATCGGAAAACGTTTGACCATTTGATTAGAACAAtattcattttaattttatctaaaggattacatttgtttacacaattttgaatgacaagattatggatttggttgactttttatagaCACAAATATTGCATAGGATTTTAGAGGATCAACggttgaaatcattgaattaggTCATGTACTAGTGTAattaaaatagtaaaaattcttaaattcttaaagtaaggagATCATCTCTAGAATGGgcatctatatatgtgtgtgtgacCTCTTTAAACCTAAAATTTGAGGATGTTCATATTTTTAACGTGTAGTTTAATAATATAAACCACtcattacacacacacacacacacacacacacatatatatatatatatagcgcttctccactgcggacgtccgcagtttttcttaggtacggattttaggttttgacccacttttcgatcatattttcacatcttaaccgttcagtttttaggtcctaatgtatagatcacctctgaaaaatttcagccaaattggtgatcgttaaggcatccaaaactgcaatttacaacaatgtacacgaacggttccggttcggcagattcagttcgttcatgtaaatcgcagttttggatgccttaacgatcaccaaatggctgaaattttgcagaggtgatctatacattaggacctaaaaactgaacggttaagatgtaaaaatatgatcaaaaagtgggtcaaaactcgAAATCCGTACTTTTTTTCTTAGGTGcagatatccgcacctgagcaaagttatatatatatatatatatatatcaacccTTTAAATTCAATCCAAAAGTGGGTGACCACAAATCCTCAATCAATTGGTGACCGAGTGATCGCTAGCAATTCGCTTGTTTACATAATATGTCTGCAAATAGACACATATTTATTTGTACAATTCAAGTTTGTACCGGAAAAACAATTTGATATGAATGAACACATCCCaaataagaaagaaaacaagaatagaGTTGATCATCGATCATTTACATCTTTATTACTCATGCAGCTGAACTCTCGATCAATTATCCGAAGAAACCCGAATTTGAAGTCCGAGTAATGGAAGTGAGAATCGAAACCACAGCCATGCAAACAGCTCCAACCAAGAGAATTCCGCTGGAAATAATTGACTTCTCAAAGAAGTCATTGAACTTGGCTAGTTCTTGATCGAAGTTGTTGTCTTCAATTCCTAGTGACGCCACTTGAAGTAAtagtttgaaaaactttttgagCTCAAATCCCGCTGCAAAACCAGCTCCCACACCCGAAGCTAGAACCAAGGTCACTACCTTGTCGGAATAGAAATCAAACTCCGGCATGCATCTGTTGCGTATCAAGCGCTTATTGGTGGAAGCATAGTATATGTTAAAGGGTAGCTGTAGTAGGCTGTATGCTGCTCCAATTGCTGCTGCAGAAAGCACATACCTACGTACACCAAATTCAAATATTAATCCATATTTTTCAATGCATGAATAtgtctaacaaaaaaaaaaaaaatatatgtgaaAAAGCTAGCTTGCTAGATTTAGAAAAAGGTACCTGAATGTAATGATGTCATAAGAATGTAGTTTATCACCATCCTCATCTTTAAAGTTGTCGAGAACGAGAAGCAGCCCAGAAGCAACACATGCTGCAAGGGTAAGGATCCTGAATACAAGAACTAGGGCAGGAATAGCTTTAGACATACTTCAAATTCTCAACAGTTGACACAGCTAGCTCCTTCTATATATAAATTAGTTTCTGTTGGAGCAACTTATCGAAGAACTTGCACTCTCTTTTGGTGAGTAATGCACTATGTTCTGCTATAATTTATAGGAAACAAGAGCCGTACGTCTGTCCCTTTCTCGTTCGTTAacgtcaatatatatatatatatattctttggAGCAAATTGGCCGCCTTTGGAAATAGCATATTTTGCCTTGCTTATTATCATTCCTACGACCAATTCAAGCtgtaaattaatatatataaactAGTTCCGTTTAAAACAAAAAAGGCAAACCGGCTGatgatcttcttcttcaacttttGCTAAATGCGGTAATGCTATTTAAGTACGTACCAATTTGTATTTGAGACGTGCGTACACTTTTAGCGGGTAGTGTGATCTACTGGATCAATCCCTCTTTTGAGCTATGCCTAGCTAATTCAATTCGGCCCATTAAAAATCACGCGGGACCACCATCTTTGCTGCCGGCCCCCAAATCGAATGCTCCCCTCCAGCCCAGATTGAAGAGGAGCCCGTGGAATTAATCGTAGCTTGTTTGTATACGTCATTGCTTGCGTAGTTGCGTTGTTGGATAGCTAGCTCTTACCAAGACTAGTTGTTGGTCTCGGTCGCATTAGAGATATGGTCAACagtatatataataaaaaatgtAGGGATAATATCGTACCATATATAGAAGAATAGTTCGAACTTCGAAGTCCAAAACGCATTAACACTAGTTGTGCAAAATTACTTGGTCATCGATCAGAACTGATTAGAAATGGATGAGAGAGGCAAGAAAGTAGTCGTCATCCCGGAAGTAGTACTGAATTCCGGGAAGAAGATGCCGGTGCTAGGCTTTGGCACCGGAGTTTTCGGGAGTCCTCCACCGGCTCAAACCCTGGCTCGTATTCTCCTTGACGCCATTGAGCTTGGCTACCGTCACTTTGACACTGCTGCTCTCTATGGAACCGAAGAAGCCGTAGGTCTCGCCATCACCCAAGCCCTAGACCGAGGTCTCATCAAGACTCGCGATGAGTTGTTCATCACTTCCAAGCTCTGGTGCACTGACGCCCATCATGATCTTGTTCTCCCAGCTCTCAAATTGACACTACAGTAAGTGCCTAAATTAAAGACCATTAATTAAtgtaactagctagctagctagccagCTTAGCTAATTAATTATATGCAATTACTATGATACATATCTCATGCATGaactactaattaattaattaaggagGCTGGGATTGGAGTATGTGGATCTATACCTGATTCATTGGCCGGTGAGGATGAAACAAGGAACTCCGGCAGTACCAAATTCGAAAGAGGACTTGCTTCCCTTTGATATAATGGGGACATGGGAGGCGATGGAAGAGTGCTACAGGCTGGGATTGGCCAAGTCTATTGGCGTCAGCAACTTTGGTACCAAAAAGCTCTCTCAAATCCTTGACAACGGGACCATCCCTCCAGCGGTCAATCAGGTAATAACTCCATCTATATATCCATGATTCTATATGATAATCGATGATGAATGTGAATTTGATGGTGATAATAATTAATCATGGATCCATATATCAGGTGGAAATGAACCCGTCCTGGCAGCAAGGAAATCTGCGAGACTTCTGTAAAGGGAAAGGAATTCATGTGACTGCATGGTCTCCCTTGGGGTTTTATGGAGCTACCAGCTGGGCTCCAAAACCCTGGATAGACTATGCCATCATTAAGGACATCGCTGCTGCAAAGGGGAAGAGTGTACCACAGGTTATACTGAGATCCATCATCCAACAAGGAGAGGTGAGTGCAATTTCGAGGAGTTTCAACAAGGAGAGGATGAAGGATAATGCTCAAATATTTGATTGGGAGCTAAGTGAGGATGAAATGAACAAGATCAAGGAAATTCCCCAGCGCAGGCTGGGTGTAGGAGACTTCTTCGTTTCCGACGACAGTCAATACAAATCCGTCGACGACCTTTGGGATGGCAACCCCTAAACATTTCTTCCATATATGCATTCGTCACGAAATGTTCAGAGGATTCTAATCCTATCTATATGGATGGAGCAATGGCAAGACTTTGATCTTTAAATAACCAAGTTATGTCCTCTCTGAGACTCTTTAAAGAGCAATACGTGTTTATTTCCAGAAGTGTATTATTGTAACAACGCTGATTCAAACATGTTTGACTATACTATTGGCCAATCAAACGCATATTTACCATCACAACTACAGGTTTCAACTTATAGATGAAAGTTATACATGAGAAACTTGAATTAATTTCGTCCAACAAAGCGGATAAGCTATTTCAGCTTTTACCGTCACTAGTTACACGTGCAAAAATTATTAACTGATCCAAGCAGAGAGGTGATTTAACTGGGAAACAATATGTACAGTGTAATTACTTTTGACGGCACACCTCTTGTTAAATGCTGACCTTCCGGAATAAACTTAAATCCCAATGCTGCTCGTTTGAAGCTCTGAAACTACTCGAGCATCGTTGAAAATGCAAAGCTTTTCAGTCATCAACCGGTGACCCATAAGTGCGAGTGATGCGTATCTGTAGCAACAGCAATTTAGTTTGAGAAGAACTTAATTGTTTCCATGAAaacgaaaaagaagaaaaagaacttAATGGTCATCTGAATTTTGCTTCTCAAGAGTAAGATGTTTGTTTATCATCCTTAACATGTCCATCTATAGTAGTTTAATGTCTCAAGAGATTGCAGCCAATGCCAAAACAAGGGCAAATATGTAGAGAAGGCAAAAGCAAGAAAATTACCTGTGCAAAAGCATAAATTGCTCGCAAAATTCTTGCATAATCAGTTCCTAGCATTTGAATGACAACATCAGCCAGAAATGTTCCCCAAAGCCTGCATAAAATGCCAAGTTAAGCTGATAATCATAAATGAAAAAACTTGGCAAAAAACTAAAAAGCTAATATCAAGAGATTCTTTCATAAGCTGTTACAGTCGATACTTGATCATGATTGGATTTGTCAACATTTGAAGCAAAAGGTTGTCAAATTTATATTCACGTAGGGTTATCCAACCAAGGCTAGACCAAATTTGAAACTTGTAAAACTTCAGAACGTACATGTTCACTTACATCCTCAAAGCTATTCCAAGTCAGTTCTAGTCCAAACAAAAACAGGTGAGTGAATAATCTCTTCTATGTCATCTCAATAGATGCAGTGTAACACATGAGCTAGTTTTCAGATGATATAACTAAAACAAAGAAGGGAGTGAGGATAGATAAGACACCTCAACTAAACCTAAATTTCAACTAATTGGGACAGCTACGTGACTCCTTATTCACCCAAAGGATTGTTGGTTACTGAGAAGTGACTACCCATGCATAGCTAAAAAGCCTATCCTCACCCATAACAGATTTGTATGGGTTCTCAATCTCTCATTACTACTAAACCACTCTTCCACCACCAAGTAGTCCTAAATATATGGAGTATGAAATGAAGTTACAAACAAATAGACCAAGTTTAGGAAATAGAAGAACTGCAGGAAGAGTCAATACACTGGGCCAAGTAACGACATCATGCTTCTCAAGCCAAGATATCTTGATGTAGCCCCTGCAAAACCCTGTTCAGAAACATGAGAAACC encodes the following:
- the LOC133743221 gene encoding CASP-like protein 4D1, with the translated sequence MSKAIPALVLVFRILTLAACVASGLLLVLDNFKDEDGDKLHSYDIITFRYVLSAAAIGAAYSLLQLPFNIYYASTNKRLIRNRCMPEFDFYSDKVVTLVLASGVGAGFAAGFELKKFFKLLLQVASLGIEDNNFDQELAKFNDFFEKSIISSGILLVGAVCMAVVSILTSITRTSNSGFFG
- the LOC133743220 gene encoding protein REDOX 2-like isoform X2, which produces MDERGKKVVVIPEVVLNSGKKMPVLGFGTGVFGSPPPAQTLARILLDAIELGYRHFDTAALYGTEEAVGLAITQALDRGLIKTRDELFITSKLWCTDAHHDLVLPALKLTLQLGLEYVDLYLIHWPVRMKQGTPAVPNSKEDLLPFDIMGTWEAMEECYRLGLAKSIGVSNFGTKKLSQILDNGTIPPAVNQVEMNPSWQQGNLRDFCKGKGIHVTAWSPLGFYGATSWAPKPWIDYAIIKDIAAAKGKSVPQVILRSIIQQGEVSAISRSFNKERMKDNAQIFDWELSEDEMNKIKEIPQRRLGVGDFFVSDDSQYKSVDDLWDGNP
- the LOC133743220 gene encoding protein REDOX 2-like isoform X1; translated protein: MDERGKKVVVIPEVVLNSGKKMPVLGFGTGVFGSPPPAQTLARILLDAIELGYRHFDTAALYGTEEAVGLAITQALDRGLIKTRDELFITSKLWCTDAHHDLVLPALKLTLQRLGLEYVDLYLIHWPVRMKQGTPAVPNSKEDLLPFDIMGTWEAMEECYRLGLAKSIGVSNFGTKKLSQILDNGTIPPAVNQVEMNPSWQQGNLRDFCKGKGIHVTAWSPLGFYGATSWAPKPWIDYAIIKDIAAAKGKSVPQVILRSIIQQGEVSAISRSFNKERMKDNAQIFDWELSEDEMNKIKEIPQRRLGVGDFFVSDDSQYKSVDDLWDGNP